The DNA segment AGCTTCTCGCGATCGTAATCGGAAGACGACTCAGCGATTTCGGCGCGAATGGTCTGGATGCGAGCCTTGATCTCATCGGCTTTACCTGCTCCGTCAACAACAGTGGTGTTTTCCTTGTCGATGACAATGCGCTTGCAGGAACCGAGATCGTTCACGGTGAGGCTTTCCATCTTGATTCCGAGGTCTTCGGAGACGACGGTGCCACCGGTGAGGGTCGCGATGTCTTTCAGCATGGCCTTACGACGTTCGCCAAAGCCGGGAGCCTTGACAGCAACAACATTCAAGGTGCCACGCAGCTTGTTGACAACCAAAGTGGCGAGAGCTTCACCCTCAATGTCTTCAGCGATGATCATCAACGGCTTGGACATTTTGGCGCACTGTTCCAGGACAGGCAACAGCTCTTTCATGTTGGAGATTTTGGATTCCTTGATCAGAATCAAAGGCTCTTCCATCTCGCAGGTCATACGCTCGGTATTGGTCACGAAATAGGGAGAGAGATAACCACGGTCAAACTGCATGCCTTCGACAACGTCGAGGGTGGTGTCCAGACCTTTGGCTTCTTCAACGGTGATAACACCTTCCTTGCCGACCTTATTCATGGCTTCGGCAATAATGTTACCGATGGTAGCATCATTGTTGGCGGAAATGGTACCAACCTGAGCGATTTCTTTCTGATCGCGAGTAGGCTTGGCAACTTCTTCCAGCTCGGCAACGATGGCTTCAACAGCCTTATCAATACCGCGCTTGATGGACATGGGAGAACGACCTGCTGCCACGAGCTTCACACCTTCAGAAAAGATAGCCTGTGCCAGGACAGTTGCAGTGGTGGTACCGTCACCGGCAACATCAGAAGTCTTGGAGGCAACTTCCTTGACCATCTGGGCACCCATGTTTTCGAACTTGTCTTCCAGTTCGATTTCCTTGGCAACAGAGACGCCATCCTTGGTGATGACCGGGGAACCAAAAGATTTCTCGATCACAACATTGCGGCCCTTGGGCCCCAGGGTGACTTTGACAGCGTTTGCAAGCTTGTCCACACCAGCTTTCAGCTTCTCACGAGCCTTGGCATCGAAAAGAATTTCTTTCGACATTGTTTATTCTCCTTGGGAAAATCGTTTTGTTTTGAATGAAAAAATTAATGATCCGAGAACTTATTCGACGATGGCGAGGATATCATCCTCACGCATGACCAGATTCTCTTCCCCATCAATGGCGATTTCAGAACCGGCATATTTGGCGAACAGGACTGTATCGCCGACCTTAACGGTCATGGCAACGCGTTTGCCGTCGTCATCGAGCTTGCCGGGACCGGCGGCAACGACTTCACCCTTCAGGGGCTTTTCCTTGGCAGAGTCCGGGATGTAAATGCCACCCGCAGTCTTTTCTTCCACTTCCAGACGCTTGACCAGAACTCGATCGTTCAGCGGTTTAAGCTTCATTCCTTTATACCTCCAATTGTGATTGTACTTGCTAAGCGGAGTCGAAGTGGCTTGCACCCCCTGCTTCGGCTCCCTTGCCCCGGAGAACGAGATCGTTCCTCCAGGCTTGATGAAAGATAAACATGGTTAATCGAGAGTCAAGCGCATAAGACAAAAAAAATTCCGGTCAGCACTGAACGCCGCTGCCGGAATTCTTTTTCCAACGATACCAAGAAAATATTAGCCTGTTTTTTCTTTGTAGAAAAGACTAAACGGCTTATCAAGCTCCAGAATGTGTTCACGATACCAATCATGCATGAAATTTCTGATCTTGATAGCAGGAATGGCTGAACCATTCATGAACTCGGCCTCCATACGAATAACATCCGTCATAAAACGGTTATGTTCTGATTTCTGCTTGGCAATGCCGGGATAATCGACTTCACGCATGTACGCCTCTTCCGTACGGAAATGGAGCATGGCATAATCACGCAATTCATCCAGCACATCGACAACGGCATCCACCTCGTCGTCATCCAGAACCTTATACAGATCCGGTGCGGCATCCCCTATCTTGGCAAGCAAATCAAAAAACCTTTTATGTTGTTCGTCAATTTCCGGTATGTCCAGCAGGTATTCTTCCGTAAAACCGATAAGATTGAGCTTTGAAGACATGCGCTTCTCCTATAACGCGATTCATTTCATTGCTGAATATTCTATACGGTATTTTCTTCCATGTCACCCTTCGCATATATTTTTATAAACCACTCATGTTCTTTTTTATAGAGTAGAGGTCCGGTACTTGCATTCCTTTTAATAAAATAAGGAGGAACCATGTCTAGTATGCACCAACCTGTTTCACAGAACCTCTTCTATGAAGACTATGAGACCAATGCCATTTTGTATGCTATCGACTTTGAAGACGTGGCGCTTTCTCTGGAAGGCGTTCACAGTGTTCACCATGGAGCACAGGCTGTTATGCGGCAATTCATGCCTGCAGCCAATGATGAAAATCTGACTGTGGCGCAGGCTATTTCCTTGTTTGTCGACAGGGTGTTCTGGGAAGAGAATTCCGGAAATCTTTTCATGTGTGCCGAAATAGCTAAAAGGAATATCTGTCTACCTATTCCGCGTGAGCATTGGCATGTTCAAGGGATACCAGATATTCCTCAATAGATTATAATAAAAGGAAGAAGAGTAAGAGCACACTCGCTTTTGCAGATACCCATGGCGCTGTCACGAAATCGACGGAGAATCGTCACCAAGTGACGAATATTCGTCACTGCTTCGAGAGGATTTGAGAGACCTGTTTCCCTTAGTCTCTGACAAACCAACTCTGGAGGCTTTCATGGACAGCCATATCACTGGACCGCTCCTTCATCTTGATTCCCCCTTTGGGGACCCTGTACGCCAAACTCTGTTCTCATTCTTCAAAAAACCACTCTCTAAAGTCCTGCGTTTGAAAACGCTCAATGCAATGTATACCGAACTGCATCAGTCCGGCAGTGACCAATCGTTTGTCGAACAGGCCATGGGAATCCTCGGGGTCAAATTCTCCGTTGACGGTCAACCGGTCAGCAGAATCCCCAAGACCGGCCCTTTGGTCGCTGTTTGCAATCACCCATTCGGTATACTCGAAGGTCTTCTGTTGATTAAGATTCTACAAGCAGTTCGCACGGACATCAAAGTCATGGCCAACTTCATGCTGGGGAAAATCCCTGAAATAGATGAACTTCTCATTGAGGTCGACCCTTTTGGCAGAGCGGAATCTACCAAAAAAAATATCGCAGGCCTCAAGCAATCCATGCGGTGGCTCAGAAATGGCGGGATGCTGATTGTGTTCCCGGCAGGCGAAGTCTCCAGTCTCAAAGTGAAAAAAGCCATGGTGGCCGATCCGGAATGGTCCCCCATGATCGGACGTATTATCCGCAAAACCGGGGCTGCGGTCCTTCCGGTCTTTTTTGATGGCCGCAACAGTGGGCTATTTCAAACCCTCGGACTGATCCACCCGAAACTACGGACTGTGCTCTTACCTCATGAAAATCTTAAACATGCTTCCAAACGCT comes from the Pseudodesulfovibrio piezophilus C1TLV30 genome and includes:
- the groL gene encoding chaperonin GroEL (60 kDa chaperone family; promotes refolding of misfolded polypeptides especially under stressful conditions; forms two stacked rings of heptamers to form a barrel-shaped 14mer; ends can be capped by GroES; misfolded proteins enter the barrel where they are refolded when GroES binds), with amino-acid sequence MSKEILFDAKAREKLKAGVDKLANAVKVTLGPKGRNVVIEKSFGSPVITKDGVSVAKEIELEDKFENMGAQMVKEVASKTSDVAGDGTTTATVLAQAIFSEGVKLVAAGRSPMSIKRGIDKAVEAIVAELEEVAKPTRDQKEIAQVGTISANNDATIGNIIAEAMNKVGKEGVITVEEAKGLDTTLDVVEGMQFDRGYLSPYFVTNTERMTCEMEEPLILIKESKISNMKELLPVLEQCAKMSKPLMIIAEDIEGEALATLVVNKLRGTLNVVAVKAPGFGERRKAMLKDIATLTGGTVVSEDLGIKMESLTVNDLGSCKRIVIDKENTTVVDGAGKADEIKARIQTIRAEIAESSSDYDREKLQERLAKIVGGVAVINVGAATETEMKEKKARVEDALNATRAAVEEGIVPGGGVVLARSGVACSKVEVVDDDEQAGVNIIARAVEEPLRQIAANAGLEGSIVVEKIKEGKGGMGYNAATDKYEDLIEAGVIDPKKVTRTALQNAASVAGLLLTTECAIADKPEPASAAPAMPGMGGGMPGMGGMGGMY
- a CDS encoding bacteriohemerythrin; its protein translation is MSSKLNLIGFTEEYLLDIPEIDEQHKRFFDLLAKIGDAAPDLYKVLDDDEVDAVVDVLDELRDYAMLHFRTEEAYMREVDYPGIAKQKSEHNRFMTDVIRMEAEFMNGSAIPAIKIRNFMHDWYREHILELDKPFSLFYKEKTG
- the groES gene encoding co-chaperone GroES, which produces MKLKPLNDRVLVKRLEVEEKTAGGIYIPDSAKEKPLKGEVVAAGPGKLDDDGKRVAMTVKVGDTVLFAKYAGSEIAIDGEENLVMREDDILAIVE